A stretch of Deinococcus radiotolerans DNA encodes these proteins:
- a CDS encoding nucleotide exchange factor GrpE: MTDDQRKPTPDTTAPTEADTRARTVSEDGLDVPDTETDNMAEDAETAFPGMDGLDEGMLGQVQEMMAKLERADELEKENADLKGRLARLATDFDSYRRRTQEDVHAAQGQGVSKAAEALMPVYDDMDRAVTMGTADPAKLIPGMQAVQGKILGVFAGLGLEATGKEGEAFDPQWHEALQVVPGDEDDVIVQVYQLGFRMGDRLVRPARVVVSRKG, from the coding sequence ATGACCGACGATCAACGCAAACCCACCCCGGACACCACCGCGCCCACTGAAGCCGACACCCGCGCCAGAACCGTCAGCGAGGACGGCCTGGACGTGCCCGACACCGAAACCGACAACATGGCCGAGGACGCCGAGACGGCCTTCCCCGGCATGGACGGCCTGGACGAGGGCATGCTCGGGCAGGTGCAGGAGATGATGGCGAAGCTGGAACGCGCCGACGAACTGGAGAAGGAGAACGCCGACCTGAAGGGCCGCCTGGCCCGACTGGCGACCGACTTCGACAGCTACCGCCGCCGCACGCAGGAGGACGTGCACGCCGCGCAGGGTCAGGGCGTGAGCAAGGCCGCTGAGGCGCTGATGCCCGTGTACGACGACATGGACCGCGCCGTGACCATGGGCACCGCCGACCCCGCCAAGCTGATCCCCGGCATGCAGGCCGTGCAGGGCAAGATCCTGGGCGTGTTCGCGGGCCTGGGCCTGGAAGCGACCGGCAAGGAAGGCGAGGCGTTCGACCCGCAGTGGCACGAGGCGCTGCAGGTCGTGCCCGGCGATGAGGACGACGTGATCGTGCAGGTATACCAGCTGGGCTTCCGCATGGGAGACCGCCTCGTGCGTCCCGCGCGCGTCGTCGTGAGCAGGAAGGGTTGA
- a CDS encoding DnaJ C-terminal domain-containing protein, with product MAYKDYYDVLGVSRGASDADIKSAYRKLAKQYHPDKNAGDEKAAEKFKEIGEAYAVLSDPEKRKVFDQFGHTGQVPPGYQGGGFQGGDFAGFDGSQFSDFFQGLFGGAGRRGGAGFQGGAQVNLEDLLGGGLGGVGQSRRFVQNVEGELQVTLEEAFSGSDEVINVDGKRLSLRVPAGTRDGARLRLAGQGPGGGDVLLTIRVLEDARFDLDGDHLTTSVDVPAPVAALGGDVTVQTLSGKGNLSVPPGSSGGRRMRLRGQGWPKKDGTRGDLYVRLNVTVPATLSDEQKELYRKLRDLG from the coding sequence ATGGCGTACAAGGATTACTACGACGTGCTGGGCGTGTCCCGCGGCGCGTCCGACGCGGACATCAAGAGCGCGTACCGCAAGCTGGCCAAGCAGTACCACCCGGACAAAAACGCCGGAGACGAGAAGGCCGCCGAGAAGTTCAAGGAGATCGGCGAGGCCTACGCCGTCCTGAGCGACCCGGAGAAACGTAAGGTGTTCGACCAGTTCGGGCACACCGGGCAGGTGCCCCCTGGCTACCAGGGCGGCGGCTTCCAGGGTGGGGACTTCGCGGGGTTCGACGGTTCGCAGTTCAGCGATTTCTTCCAGGGGCTGTTCGGCGGGGCCGGGCGGCGGGGCGGCGCGGGCTTCCAGGGCGGCGCGCAGGTGAACCTCGAGGACCTCCTCGGCGGCGGCCTGGGCGGCGTAGGCCAGAGTCGCCGCTTCGTGCAGAACGTGGAAGGCGAGTTGCAGGTCACGCTGGAGGAAGCTTTCAGCGGCTCGGACGAGGTCATCAACGTGGACGGCAAACGCCTGAGCCTGCGCGTCCCGGCGGGCACGCGGGACGGTGCACGCCTGCGGCTGGCCGGGCAGGGCCCGGGCGGTGGGGACGTGCTGCTGACCATCCGCGTGCTGGAGGACGCCCGCTTCGACCTGGACGGCGACCATCTGACCACCAGCGTGGACGTGCCCGCTCCTGTCGCGGCGCTGGGTGGCGACGTGACCGTGCAGACCCTGAGCGGCAAGGGGAACCTGAGCGTGCCTCCCGGCAGCAGCGGCGGGCGGCGTATGCGCCTGCGCGGGCAGGGCTGGCCAAAGAAGGACGGCACGCGCGGCGACCTGTACGTGCGCCTGAACGTGACGGTACCCGCCACCCTGAGCGATGAGCAGAAGGAGCTGTACCGCAAACTGCGCGACCTGGGATAA
- a CDS encoding oxidoreductase has translation MTPIKSPLAPRADAADLLKDTDLTGQTAVVTGAGSGLGVETVRALLGAGARVIMPVRDTARGEEVARELAQATGNSDVHVLHLDLGSLVSVRQAAREILALAPQIKMLINNAGVMATPQGQTADGFETQFGTNHLGHFQLTRLLMPALLAAAPARVVSLSSSGHRISDIRWDDPNFRATLYDPWQAYGQSKTANALFAAELNRRYADQGVTANAVHPGGIMTGLQKHMPEGEAQRRGWVDENGVPNPAFKTPAQGASTSVWAATAPELDGVGGLFLEDLQQSTPLDETSPNPMFGYKHYALDADSARLLWTLSEQLIDQTGK, from the coding sequence GTCGTGACCGGCGCGGGCTCCGGGCTGGGCGTCGAGACCGTCCGCGCGCTCCTGGGCGCCGGGGCGCGCGTGATCATGCCTGTCCGTGATACCGCGCGCGGCGAGGAGGTCGCCCGCGAACTCGCCCAGGCCACCGGAAACAGCGACGTGCACGTGCTGCACCTCGATCTCGGGTCGCTCGTCTCGGTACGGCAGGCCGCCCGGGAGATTCTGGCCCTGGCCCCGCAGATCAAGATGCTGATCAACAACGCGGGCGTCATGGCCACCCCGCAGGGCCAGACCGCCGACGGCTTCGAGACACAGTTCGGCACGAACCACCTGGGGCACTTCCAGCTGACCCGCCTGCTGATGCCCGCGCTGCTGGCTGCCGCGCCCGCGCGGGTCGTGTCCCTGAGCAGCAGTGGCCACCGCATCAGCGACATCCGCTGGGACGACCCGAACTTCCGGGCGACCCTCTACGACCCCTGGCAGGCGTACGGGCAGAGCAAGACCGCCAACGCCCTGTTCGCCGCCGAACTCAACCGCCGTTACGCTGACCAGGGCGTCACCGCGAACGCCGTGCATCCCGGCGGGATCATGACCGGGCTACAGAAGCACATGCCCGAAGGCGAGGCGCAGCGGCGCGGCTGGGTCGACGAGAACGGCGTGCCCAACCCAGCCTTCAAGACGCCCGCGCAGGGCGCGAGCACCAGCGTGTGGGCGGCCACGGCGCCCGAACTCGACGGCGTGGGCGGCCTGTTCCTTGAAGACCTCCAGCAGAGCACCCCGCTGGACGAGACCAGCCCCAACCCGATGTTCGGGTACAAACATTACGCGCTGGACGCGGACAGCGCCCGCCTCCTCTGGACCCTCAGTGAGCAGCTGATCGACCAGACCGGGAAGTAA
- the dnaK gene encoding molecular chaperone DnaK has protein sequence MPKAVGIDLGTTNSVISVMEGGRPEVIVNAEGARTTPSVVAYKGDERLVGQIARRQAALNPAATLFEVKRFIGRRWDEVKEEAARSPFTVKEGPGGSVRIEVNGQDLAPEQVSAEVLRKLVNDASAKLGEKIKDVVVTVPAYFDNSQREATKQAGEIAGLNVLRVINEPTAAALAYGLERKGNETVLVFDLGGGTFDVTILELGDGVFEVKSTSGDTHLGGADFDQRIVDWLATEFQKDNSFDLRKDKQALQRLIEAAEKAKIELSNASETTISLPFITFDPETRTPMHLERTLSRAKFEELTADLLRRVRKPVEQALADAKLDASKIDEVILVGGSTRIPAVKRIVQDIIGKTPNESVNPDEAVALGAAVQAGIIQGDSSLGDIVLVDVTPLTLGVEVKGGMIAPMITRNTTVPAKKTEIYTTAENNQPGVEINVLQGERPMANDNKSLGRFKLEGIPPMRAGQPQIEVTFDIDANGILHVTAKEKTSGKEASIRIENTTTLDKGDVERMVQEAEQNAAADKQRREKVEKRNNLDSLRVQALGQIEENGSAAQDAKDKLKAAADEAEEAVRSDDDAKIDAAQKKLEEELRTFMTAAQAQGQDAGAAQGQPQAKADDDVIDADFKPAE, from the coding sequence ATGCCCAAAGCAGTCGGAATTGACCTCGGCACCACCAACTCTGTGATCTCCGTGATGGAAGGCGGCCGCCCCGAAGTGATCGTGAACGCCGAAGGCGCCCGCACCACCCCCAGCGTCGTCGCGTACAAGGGCGACGAGCGCCTCGTCGGGCAGATCGCCCGCCGTCAGGCCGCCCTGAACCCTGCTGCGACCCTGTTCGAAGTCAAGCGCTTCATCGGCCGCCGCTGGGACGAAGTGAAGGAAGAGGCCGCCCGCAGCCCCTTCACTGTGAAAGAAGGCCCCGGCGGCAGCGTGCGCATCGAAGTGAACGGCCAGGACCTCGCCCCCGAGCAGGTCAGCGCCGAGGTGCTGCGCAAACTCGTGAACGACGCCAGCGCCAAGCTGGGCGAGAAGATCAAGGACGTGGTCGTCACCGTGCCCGCGTACTTTGACAACAGCCAGCGCGAGGCCACCAAGCAGGCCGGTGAGATCGCGGGGCTGAACGTCCTGCGCGTCATCAACGAACCCACCGCCGCCGCGCTCGCCTACGGCCTGGAGCGCAAGGGCAACGAGACCGTGCTGGTCTTCGACCTGGGGGGCGGCACCTTCGACGTGACCATCCTCGAACTGGGTGACGGCGTGTTCGAAGTGAAGTCCACCAGCGGCGACACTCACCTGGGCGGCGCGGACTTCGACCAGCGCATCGTCGACTGGCTCGCCACCGAGTTCCAGAAGGACAACAGCTTCGACCTGCGCAAGGACAAGCAGGCCCTGCAGCGCCTGATCGAAGCGGCCGAGAAGGCCAAGATCGAACTGAGCAACGCGTCTGAAACCACCATCAGCCTGCCGTTCATCACCTTCGACCCCGAGACCCGCACACCCATGCACCTCGAGCGCACCCTGAGCCGCGCGAAGTTCGAGGAACTCACCGCCGACCTGCTGCGCCGCGTGCGCAAGCCCGTCGAACAGGCCCTTGCGGACGCCAAGCTGGACGCCAGCAAGATCGACGAAGTAATCCTGGTGGGCGGCAGCACCCGCATCCCCGCCGTGAAGCGCATCGTGCAGGACATCATCGGCAAGACCCCCAACGAGTCCGTGAACCCCGACGAGGCCGTTGCGCTCGGCGCCGCCGTGCAGGCCGGGATCATCCAGGGGGACAGCAGCCTGGGCGACATCGTCCTGGTGGACGTGACTCCGCTGACGCTGGGCGTGGAAGTCAAGGGCGGCATGATCGCTCCGATGATCACCCGCAACACCACGGTGCCCGCCAAGAAGACCGAGATCTACACCACCGCCGAGAACAACCAGCCCGGCGTGGAGATCAACGTCCTCCAGGGTGAACGCCCCATGGCGAACGACAACAAGAGCCTGGGCCGCTTCAAGCTCGAAGGCATCCCGCCCATGCGCGCCGGTCAGCCCCAGATCGAGGTGACCTTCGACATCGACGCCAACGGCATCCTGCACGTCACCGCCAAGGAGAAGACCAGCGGCAAGGAAGCCAGCATCCGCATCGAGAACACCACCACCCTCGACAAGGGCGACGTGGAACGCATGGTGCAGGAAGCCGAGCAGAACGCGGCCGCCGACAAGCAGCGCCGCGAGAAGGTCGAGAAGCGCAACAACCTCGACAGCCTGCGCGTCCAGGCCCTCGGCCAGATCGAGGAGAACGGCTCTGCCGCCCAGGACGCCAAGGACAAGCTCAAGGCCGCCGCCGACGAGGCCGAGGAAGCCGTCCGCAGCGACGACGACGCCAAGATCGACGCTGCGCAGAAGAAGCTGGAAGAGGAACTCCGGACCTTCATGACCGCCGCGCAGGCGCAGGGTCAGGACGCCGGCGCCGCGCAGGGCCAGCCGCAGGCGAAAGCCGATGACGACGTGATCGACGCGGACTTTAAACCCGCCGAATAA
- a CDS encoding VF530 family DNA-binding protein translates to MVEGEKGLPRQPSTARDPLHGVTLERVVTHLQAEYGWEELARRIPVKCFQSNPSVTSSLKLLRKEGWAREQVEGEYVRLVQRENANPLIEALKAGTLTDEVQAPSQTKTHEALGWALRHGVAESDLLALLGRVHDVNFWPGTSTLPLLNLAIDRDAPPTFIRALLQAGALPDDPRYWLPLLHSVDVEGQAYKEGRRAPRTDVLDLLVARGAKPGQADRRGVTAREIAAAYGLRVVLNRLEQLGA, encoded by the coding sequence ATGGTTGAGGGAGAGAAGGGCCTGCCGCGTCAGCCATCAACGGCCCGCGATCCTCTGCATGGCGTGACGCTGGAACGCGTCGTGACGCACCTCCAGGCCGAGTACGGCTGGGAGGAACTGGCACGGCGCATTCCGGTGAAGTGCTTCCAGAGCAACCCGAGCGTGACGAGCAGCCTGAAGCTGCTGCGCAAGGAAGGCTGGGCGCGCGAGCAGGTGGAAGGCGAGTACGTGCGGCTCGTGCAGCGCGAGAACGCCAACCCGCTGATCGAGGCGCTCAAGGCAGGCACCCTGACCGACGAGGTACAGGCGCCCAGTCAGACGAAAACGCACGAGGCGCTGGGTTGGGCGCTGCGGCACGGCGTGGCCGAGTCAGACCTGCTGGCCCTGCTGGGCCGCGTGCACGACGTGAACTTCTGGCCGGGCACCTCGACGCTGCCGCTGCTGAACCTCGCCATCGACCGGGACGCGCCGCCCACGTTCATCCGGGCGCTGCTCCAGGCGGGCGCGCTGCCGGACGACCCGCGCTACTGGCTGCCACTGCTGCACAGCGTGGACGTGGAAGGACAGGCGTACAAGGAGGGGCGCCGCGCGCCGCGTACGGACGTGCTGGACCTGCTCGTGGCGCGCGGCGCGAAACCAGGGCAGGCGGACCGGCGGGGCGTGACCGCCCGCGAGATCGCCGCGGCGTACGGGCTGCGGGTGGTCCTGAACCGCCTGGAACAGCTGGGCGCGTAG